One segment of Erigeron canadensis isolate Cc75 chromosome 2, C_canadensis_v1, whole genome shotgun sequence DNA contains the following:
- the LOC122586668 gene encoding protein ALP1-like has protein sequence MSGSSSSSSSSDDYESNDYEVVNNVITQMNVVFNPQAIGVCLNVIFDEEENQNQEVSSSSRPKFTRRVISRDHVAAAKLLYDHYFAPEPTYPPDMFRRRFRMQKEIFLRIVRDINSFESSEPLQKHFQFFHKDATFANGSPGFNIFQKCTSVIRQLAYSFKVDALDEYLQMAQDTGYQCLYAFCKFVIHLYQHEYLRRPTEADIERLTAKHEQVHGFPGILGSIDGMHSGWRNCPVAWQGQYTRGDKGHPTIMLEAVASYDLWIWHAYFGPAGSNNDINVLNESDFFDDLLQDRASKVEFSVNGEQFTKGYYLADGIYPEWATLVKSFKCPMDLKTTKFKRYQEAARKDVERAFGVLQGRWQIIEQYARPYSTNKIKWIMLCCVILHNMIVEDNGRAITKFEE, from the coding sequence ATGTCtggttcatcatcatcatcatcctctagTGACGATTACGAATCAAACGATTACGAAGTAGTCAATAATGTTATTACGCAAATGAATGTTGTTTTCAATCCCCAAGCCATAGGTGTGTGTCTTAACGTTATCTTTGACgaagaagaaaaccaaaaccaagaAGTGTCAAGTTCTTCAAGACCCAAGTTTACTAGAAGGGTGATCTCGCGAGATCACGTGGCTGCTGCAAAGCTTTTATACGATCATTACTTTGCGCCAGAACCAACTTACCCACCTGATATGTTTCGTCGAAGGTTCCGAATGCAAAAGGAAATATTTCTGCGCATAGTGCGAGACATAAACTCCTTTGAAAGCAGTGAACCGCTACAGAAACACTTTCAGTTCTTCCACAAAGACGCGACATTTGCTAATGGTAGTCCCGGTTtcaacattttccaaaaatgtacTTCTGTTATACGCCAGTTAGCGTATAGCTTTAAGGTTGATGCTTTAGATGAGTACTTGCAGATGGCTCAAGATACGGGCTATCAGTGTTTATACGCTTTCTGCAAATTTGTGATACACCTGTATCAACACGAGTACTTAAGAAGGCCAACAGAAGCAGATATCGAGCGGTTAACTGCCAAACATGAGCAAGTTCATGGTTTTCCGGGGATACTTGGTAGCATAGATGGCATGCATTCGGGTTGGAGGAACTGTCCAGTGGCATGGCAAGGGCAGTACACCCGAGGCGACAAGGGACATCCAacaatcatgcttgaagcggttgcttcatatgatttgtggatctGGCATGCCTACTTTGGCCCTGctggttcgaacaacgacatcaacgtcctcAACGAGTCAGATTTTTTCGATGATTTGCTACAAGACAGGGCTTCTAAAGTAGAGTTTTCGGTGAATGGGGAGCAGTTTACAAAGGGATATTACTTAGCAGATGGTATTTATCCAGAATGGGCTACTCTTGTTAAGTCATTCAAGTGCCCGATGGACCTGAAAACCACCAAGTTCAAAAGATACCAAGAagctgcaagaaaggatgtcgAGCGAGCATTTGGGGTTCTTCAAGGTCGTTGGCAAATTATTGAACAATATGCGCGGCCATACAGTACCAACAAGATAAAATGGATCATGTTATGTTGTGTGATTTTGCACAACATGATCGTTGAAGATAACGGCCGTGCAATTACAAAGTTTGAAGAATAG
- the LOC122586673 gene encoding cytochrome P450 81Q32-like — protein METHFSFGSLIVSLISFIFVFKMLIIHKKSTKSNIAPSPSSLPIIGHLHLLNGLLHRILQNLSSKHGPIVALRFGNRPVIIISSPSAVEECFIENDIVLANRPLFLSGKYLHYDYTTIGFAPYGQLWRDLRRVMNLELFSTTRLKSYMGVREHEVRSFIKNLYQDIFEDYFTRVEMRSRIEAISFNILMIIVAQKRYYGNEVDDFEEASEFKDLTRDMFEILAEPNPGDFVPFLKWIDFRGFKKRLLELARKFDSFSQKLIDEIRCKRRSSFLDQEKGKTFIDAMLSLQESQLEYYTDNIIKGNIMTLLQAGTDTSSVTIEWAMSLLLNHPNVLRKARAELNKYIGHERLVQEADLPNLPYLQCVINETLRLFPSAPLLVPHEPSEDCTIGGYNVARGTIVIVNAWAIHRDPAVWEDPLSFKPERFENVDKEGYRFIPFGMGRRQCPGSGLAGRVVGLTLASLIQCFEWKRIGEELVGLSEGNGLTMPKKEPLQAMCKTRKEMSHVLKNL, from the exons ATGGAAACTCATTTTTCCTTTGGTTCACTAATTGTATCCTTAATCTCTTTTATCTTTGTATTCAAAATGTTGATCATACacaaaaaaagtacaaaatcaaatattgcCCCTAGTCCATCTTCACTTCCAATAATTGGCCATCTTCATTTACTCAATGGACTTCTCCATAGGATTTTACAAAACCTTTCTTCCAAACATGGTCCTATTGTGGCTCTTCGGTTTGGAAACCGGCCAGTGATAATTATATCCTCACCATCGGCAGTCGAAGAATGTTTCATCGAAAACGACATTGTTTTAGCCAATAGACCATTGTTTCTAAGTGGCAAGTATCTACACTATGATTACACAACAATTGGTTTTGCACCATATGGTCAACTTTGGAGAGACCTTCGTCGAGTGATGAATCTTGAACTTTTTTCGACAACTAGACTCAAATCTTACATGGGTGTTCGAGAACATGAAGTTAGATCATTTATCAAGAATCTTTATCAAGATATATTTGAAGATTATTTTACAAGAGTTGAAATGAGGTCAAGAATAGAAGCCATTTCGTTTAACATACTAATGATAATCGTAGCTCAAAAACGTTACTATGGAAATGAAGTGGATGATTTTGAAGAAGCTAGTGAATTTAAAGATTTGACAAGAGATATGTTTGAAATACTTGCTGAACCAAATCCAGGAGACTTTGTCCCATTTTTGAAATGGATTGATTTTCGAGGTTTCAAGAAAAGGCTACTGGAATTAGCACGTAAATTTGATAGCTTTTCGCAAAAACTGATAGACGAAATTAGGTGTAAAAGGCGTAGTTCGTTTTTAGATCAAGAAAAGGGCAAGACGTTTATTGACGCCATGCTCTCTTTGCAGGAATCGCAACTAGAATACTACACTGACAATATAATCAAAGGCAATATAATG ACATTATTACAAGCGGGAACCGACACTTCATCGGTGACAATAGAGTGGGCTATGTCCCTTCTTTTGAATCATCCAAACGTCTTACGCAAAGCAAGAGCAGAACTCAATAAGTATATTGGACACGAGCGTTTGGTACAAGAGGCCGATCTTCCCAATCTACCTTACCTCCAATGCGTGATCAACGAAACACTAAGATTGTTCCCATCTGCGCCACTATTGGTGCCACATGAGCCATCAGAAGATTGTACCATTGGAGGGTATAATGTGGCCCGTGGCACAATTGTGATTGTGAACGCATGGGCCATTCATAGAGACCCGGCTGTTTGGGAGGACCCATTAAGTTTCAAGCCAGAAAGGTTTGAAAATGTCGATAAGGAAGGGTATAGGTTTATACCATTCGGGATGGGTCGTAGGCAATGTCCAGGGTCAGGGCTTGCGGGTCGGGTTGTGGGATTAACATTGGCATCTTTGATACAATGTTTTGAATGGAAAAGGATTGGTGAAGAGTTGGTGGGTTTGTCCGAAGGAAATGGTTTAACTATGCCCAAAAAAGAGCCATTGCAGGCTATGTGCAAAACGCGTAAAGAAATGAGTCACGTTCTTAAAAACCTTTAG
- the LOC122586677 gene encoding cytochrome P450 81Q32-like, with the protein MDETHQFFIFLSSLVSLILIFKMWIHKKEIKNLAPSPPSIPIIGHLHLINGSIHRVLHQLSSKYGPVMALRFGSRPVLVVTSSSAVEECFTKNDIILANRPLLLSGKYLEYEHTTVGSAPYGHLWRDLRRIMTLELLSTTRMKSFTGVREDEVRSLIKNLYQDSIHGFSKAEMRSRIQGLSFNIIMRMVANKRYYGTHVDDFEEANKFKKVIKDVFEISGASNPGDFITFLRWIDFQGYKKRMMKLQHQTNKFTQNLIEEIRSKRAGSSSEKRRDKTYIDALLSLQEQNPEYYTDDIIKGNILTLLLAGMDTSSVTIEWAMSLLLNHPNVLERAKTELDTNIGHERLVQETDIPNIPYIQYIINETLRLFPAAPILVPHEPSQDCTIGGFDVARGTMVLVNAWAIHRDPMVWDEPLSFKPERFEKVEKEGYNFIPFGMGRRQCPGSGLATRVVWLALATLIQCFDWKRTGEELVSLSEGKGLIMPKNEPLEAMCRPSQRISHILKEL; encoded by the exons ATGGATGAAACTcatcaatttttcatttttctttcatctttggtCTCTCTCATTCTTATTTTCAAAATGTGGATACACAAAAAAGAGATCAAAAACCTTGCACCAAGTCCACCTTCCATCCCAATAATTGGCCATCTTCATTTAATAAATGGATCAATCCATAGAGTCTTACACCAACTTTCTTCCAAGTATGGTCCCGTAATGGCTCTTAGATTCGGGTCACGGCCCGTTCTTGTAGTCACCTCATCATCAGCCGTGGAAGAATGTTTCACAAAAAATGACATCATATTAGCCAATAGACCACTTTTATTAAGTGGCAAGTATCTTGAGTATGAGCACACCACAGTTGGTTCAGCACCTTATGGTCATCTTTGGAGAGACCTTCGTCGAATTATGACCCTTGAACTTTTATCGACAACTCGAATGAAATCTTTCACGGGTGTTCGAGAAGATGAAGTTAGATCATTAATCAAGAATCTTTACCAAGATTCAATTCATGGTTTTTCAAAAGCTGAAATGAGGTCAAGAATTCAAGGATTGTCATTTAACATAATTATGAGAATGGTTGCTAATAAAAGATATTATGGGACACATGTAGATGACTTTGAGGAAGCTAATAAGTTTAAGAAAGTCATTAAGGATGTATTTGAAATTAGTGGGGCTTCTAATCCTGGagattttattacatttttaagATGGATTGATTTTCAGGGTTATAAGAAGAGGATGATGAAATTACAACATCAAACCaataaatttacacaaaatctCATTGAAGAAATTCGAAGTAAACGGGCCGGTTCTTCGTCTGAAAAGAGAAGAGACAAGACGTACATTGATGCTTTGCTTTCTTTGCAGGAACAGAACCCGGAATACTACACGGATGATATAATCAAAGGCAATATATTG ACATTGCTACTAGCGGGGATGGACACTTCATCAGTGACGATAGAATGGGCTATGTCTCTTCTATTGAACCATCCTAATGTACTAGAGAGAGCTAAAACAGAACTTGATACAAATATTGGACATG aacGTTTGGTACAAGAAACCGATATTCCAAATATACCTTACATCCAATATATCATCAATGAAACACTAAGACTATTTCCTGCGGCACCAATATTGGTGCCACATGAGCCATCACAAGATTGCACCATTGGGGGTTTTGATGTTGCTCGTGGCACGATGGTGTTGGTAAATGCATGGGCTATCCATAGGGACCCAATGGTATGGGACGAGCCGTTAAGTTTTAAGCCAGAAAGGTTTGAGAAAGTGGAAAAAGAGGGGTATAACTTTATACCATTTGGAATGGGCCGTAGACAGTGTCCAGGGTCAGGGCTTGCCACTCGAGTCGTGTGGTTAGCGTTGGCAACGTTGATCCAATGCTTTGATTGGAAAAGGACTGGTGAAGAGTTGGTGAGTTTATCAGAAGGAAAAGGTCTAATTATGCCCAAAAATGAACCTTTGGAAGCAATGTGTAGACCAAGCCAAAGAATAAGTCATATTCTTAAGGAACTATGA